From Bdellovibrio sp. KM01:
GAAGGTGCGTTACCAAACCATCGTCGAATGGTATACGCACAATCCCTTCGTGTATGGTGCTCGCAATAACTACCCATTCTGGGCGGATGTTCCATCGGGATTGTTGTTAAGGCTGGGACTTCCTTTTAAAACCGCATTTTTAATTCCCTCGGTTCTTTTTACGGTTCTGTTCTTTTATTGCTCTTACAAATTTTTGAAAAAAAGAAGCTTTTCCAATAACTCCATCGCGGCTGTCCTTTTTCTTTTTCTATTTGCGAGCATGCCAACGGGAGAAGGAACGCAGCCGCAACTGTGGTTAAACACATTCAGCCCGAATCGCAGCCTTCTGATTACATTTTCTTTGCTCTTGGTTGTTTATGATACTTTTAGCGACTTTTTAACAAGTCCCAATGTGCCCAACCTAAGGACACGAGTGATGACTTGGTTAAAACTTACTTTCATCACTCTGATCATGTGTATGACCCATCCCCATACACTTCTTTCAACCGCAGTCGTAGCCACCGTGTTTTCGATAGTGACCTTTTATAAAAAGCGCAAGATTCCAGTTGAAGCAGTACTATGGGCCTTTACCAGTCTTGCGATTATTTTGACCTTCAAACATTACCTGTGGAGTGAGGCGACTACCGGGTACCCGATCTTCAGACCCAATTGGACACAAGAGCGTTTCGCCATCAGTCCATGGATGTTCTGGCCAACCTACGGCGGAGTCGTTTATCTCTTGGGAATGTATTTTGGTATCGTTAAAAAACGTTACTTAGAACTCGCGATCATTCTGATTTTAACCGCATTGCATTTATTGTTTCAGTGGCAGATTAATGAATACGATAATATCAAAAACACGCTGATCATGATGTTTTTGTGTTCGGCACTTATTGTTGAATTCTTTCCTTCGAAAAGATGGCTGGCCGTTTTCTGTGTCATCTGCGTTTTACCTTCCCTAAAGGAGTGGACAGAAATTTATCCCCTGACCACCCGAGAAGAAATGGCCATGGCAGACAAGCTGCAAGTGGAAACTCCTAAAAACTATGTCGCCATCATCGACAGTCGCCACAATCATCCAGTGCCCATGTTCACTTCGATTCCCGTGATGGCATGGTGGGACTTCTATTCTTGGACTCTGGGACTTCGCAACAACCGGGAAACCATTTTTAGAATGCAAATGCTAAGAAGACCCTTGGAAATGACTTTCGTAAAACCACTGTTAGTGATTTCCAGAGACGACGGAAGCTATTCTGACTATGAAACTTCAGGACGATTCAAAGATCTAACGGGCGTCTATTTGCAGTTTGATAAATCTGCGCTTAAGGATGTTCCAGTTTTTGACAAAGGTGCTGGCTACACAATTTACCGCAAATTTGGAATAGAAGGTCAGTGACCTTCTAAATTCACCTGTTCATTCACGATATAATGGGGACGGTTACGAGTCGCCGTGTGCACTTGACGAATATAAAACCCAAAAAGCCATACAATATAAAAAAGTGCCGAAAAGCCAAAACTAATAATCGCCAGGAGCAAACTGTTTTGATTAAAGTTTTTTAGAACTGAAAACCCACTCCACAATGCCCCCAATAAAAAGAGCGAGCCCGTGAAAAATGGCAAATGCAGAGGGAAATAAGAGAAGTGTGTCCACGCTCGGAAAAACTCCAGATAGCTGCGTGGCCCCCCCAAAGAAAAATTAGTTTCGCCCGCGAAACGCGGCTGTCTTTTAAACGGAAGATACGCTTGCTTTAAACCTATCCAATCCGTGTAAGCTCTAAAGTATGGATCCACCTCACCCGACTTTAGAATTTCATTTACTGCACGACGGGTGAGAAGTTTAAAGTTTCCACAATCGACTGAGTATTTGAAAGGATAAGACGCCGACAAAATTCTGTATGAAAGCTTCAACATAATACGCTTGTAAAGCGTTTCACCGTGACGCTCGACCATATGAGTGTTTACGACATCTGCCTGCGTGGTCTTCCAAAGTTTTACAAGTTCTTCGAATAACTCTGGTGGATCTTGCAGGTCGGAATCCATCGTGACCACCAAGTCACCCTTAGCCACTTTAAGTCCGGCAAAAAAGCAAATATCACGACCCATTTGGCGGGTCATTTGCAACAGACGAATGCGCTTGTCGTTCTGAATAGCCTCTTTAATCAAGTGAGGAGAAAAGTCCTTGGAATGATCGTCAACGAAGATCATTTCACCATCGATGTCGAATTCTTGCTTAAGTTTATTTAAAGCAGATGAACATCTTGAGATGAACTCAACAATTGTAGCGCCCTCATTCAAATTAGTCAGTACGACGGATAGAAGCATGTTATCCACTTTGCCATAGGGATTTTAATCATGCTAGCTTTAATGAATGAAGAATTTTGGCCCTGCGATCAAGATCGTCTTTTACTATATTATCCCCATTATTTTCATCGCGAGCTATTTGTTCACCGCAGTCAAAGAAACGCAGTATGGACTTAATCGAGACTATGCGGAAGGAACGACGCTGGCTTTTGTAGAAAAATGGAGAGCCAGCGAAAGTCCCCGCGCACTCTATTCTGCAGAAAATTTTGAACAAGGAAGTATCACCGGATATCCGTTCGCGCACTTGGGATTGGTGTCGACTCTTAGCCATGACGCCAGTAGTGCTTTATCATCTGGAAGAATCATCTCTATCGCATCGGCTATGGCAATCGCCCTGATCGCTTGGTTGATTCTAGCGAATTTCGAATTGGCGAGAATCCAGGACCTTCCATTGCTTACCACATTGATTTTGTATCAGACTGCCATCTTTGATTGGTCTTTGTTGGCGCGCTCCGACCTGCTGGCGGCAATGCTTGAAACGCTGGGCGTTTTATTTTATGCGCAAAGCTTGAAAGCGAATCGGGTTTCTTTAGTTCCGTCTTTGCTTTGCTTCCTGCTCGCATTCTTTTGCAAACAGAACTTCATTGCGGGATTTATCTTAGTCTTTGCTTCTGAGTTCTTCCGTGCTCCCGTTCAGACTTTGAAATCTACGCCGATCTATATTTTTACCGGGGCTGCTATCTTAGGCATTGTCACATGGGTGTTTGGCCTAAACTACTGGGAACACACAGTGACTCAACTAGGTGGGCAAGCTTGGTACTTTTCGCGACTTGTACAAATGCTTTCGAGTTATCTGGTATCGCATCTGTATATTATTATTCTTTCGCTCTCGGCTCTTTTCCTACTTCCTTTCAACAAGCCATTTAGGAATATTTTGATTGCCTGGGTTGCAATCGGATTGTTCCTGGTACTTTTAGGATTAGGTCGCGCTGGCTCTAATTACAATTACTTTATCTCTTTGAGTATTCCGTTAGGCATGCTGGCATTCCTGAGTATTCAAAATCTTTTGAATACCGAATTTTCGGGAAAATCATTTGCCGCGATTTTAATAGTCGCCTTGCTCATGGGATCTGCCTTCTTTGAAAACCATGGCTTTGCCGGAAGACTGACTTATCTTGATCACCGAGCTTGGCCACCAACTCGATCAGATACGAGAAAGGCCATCGAAAATACGAAGTCTCACCTAACAGGATTTTCTGCGACAAATGTGTTTTGTGATGAACCCGGTATTTGTACACTCCTGGGCTTTACCCCTGATTTTACTTATTTTGAGAACAACATGAATACCCAAATGGGTAAGCAAAAAAGCTTTGATCACTATGACACTTTGTTACTGACTGAGTATCCAAGTGAAAACCTGGCTTGGACAAAGTTTAAACTGCCTGCGGGGTTTGTTAAAACAATTCACGAAAAGTATGAACTTCGCAGAATCTCGGACTTGGGATTTATTTTTACACTTAAATAGTTATAAGAATTCGCAGCGGTTGTTCTGAATCACTGCCACGCGATCTAAAATACAATTGTACTTAAAACCGAACCAACCGGGATTTTGCACCCAAGAAACATCTGAAATTTCCTTTTTCAGCAAGTAGGCCTCGGCATTAGCATTCAACGCTGGCACCCGAATAACCACTAAACCTGGCAAGTGATCCCAATCAGCTTTTTCTCCAATTGGTGAACACAGCTGTTGG
This genomic window contains:
- a CDS encoding glycosyltransferase, with protein sequence MLLSVVLTNLNEGATIVEFISRCSSALNKLKQEFDIDGEMIFVDDHSKDFSPHLIKEAIQNDKRIRLLQMTRQMGRDICFFAGLKVAKGDLVVTMDSDLQDPPELFEELVKLWKTTQADVVNTHMVERHGETLYKRIMLKLSYRILSASYPFKYSVDCGNFKLLTRRAVNEILKSGEVDPYFRAYTDWIGLKQAYLPFKRQPRFAGETNFSLGGPRSYLEFFRAWTHFSYFPLHLPFFTGSLFLLGALWSGFSVLKNFNQNSLLLAIISFGFSALFYIVWLFGFYIRQVHTATRNRPHYIVNEQVNLEGH